Proteins encoded in a region of the Clostridium beijerinckii genome:
- the mraY gene encoding phospho-N-acetylmuramoyl-pentapeptide-transferase, translating to MGEAINLLINSKILAPLIMGFVFSIVLGPIFIPILHKLKFGQNIRKEGPKSHQKKSGTPTMGGLIFFIATATAILIMGQKPMSREMILLYSFLAFGFIGFLDDILKIIHKDNLGLRAAQKMILLVLFSVALAWYGYTNVGTDILIPFINQNFRLNLGMLYIPFIVVYYAAVTNAVNLTDGIDGLATSVTVIVLTFFAIIGFRTQNVEVAAFAIALAGALLGFLKFNAFPAKIFMGDTGSLALGGVIGTIALMLKMELFVIIVGGIYLIETLSVIIQVTSFKLTGKRVFRMSPIHHHFEQVGWSEVKIVTIFSSITAILCIIGFVAL from the coding sequence ATGGGGGAAGCAATAAACTTATTAATTAACTCAAAAATTTTAGCACCACTAATTATGGGGTTCGTATTTTCAATAGTACTTGGACCAATATTTATACCGATATTACACAAGTTGAAATTTGGTCAAAATATAAGAAAAGAAGGGCCTAAAAGTCATCAGAAAAAATCTGGAACACCAACAATGGGAGGGCTTATATTTTTTATAGCTACAGCTACAGCTATATTAATCATGGGTCAAAAACCTATGAGTAGAGAAATGATATTACTTTATTCATTTTTAGCTTTTGGATTTATTGGATTTTTAGATGATATTTTAAAAATAATTCATAAAGATAATCTAGGATTAAGAGCAGCGCAAAAGATGATTTTGCTAGTCTTATTTTCAGTAGCTTTAGCATGGTATGGATATACAAATGTGGGTACAGATATTTTGATTCCATTTATAAATCAAAATTTTAGATTGAATTTAGGAATGCTATACATACCATTTATAGTAGTATATTATGCAGCAGTAACTAATGCTGTAAACTTAACTGACGGAATAGATGGACTTGCAACTTCAGTTACGGTTATAGTATTAACTTTCTTTGCTATCATTGGTTTTAGAACACAGAATGTTGAAGTAGCAGCTTTTGCAATAGCATTAGCTGGAGCATTACTTGGATTTTTAAAATTTAATGCTTTCCCTGCAAAGATATTTATGGGTGATACAGGTTCGCTAGCTCTAGGGGGAGTTATCGGAACAATAGCATTAATGTTAAAAATGGAGCTGTTTGTGATTATAGTTGGTGGAATATATTTAATTGAAACATTATCTGTTATAATTCAAGTTACATCATTTAAATTAACAGGTAAAAGAGTATTTAGGATGTCTCCAATCCATCATCACTTTGAGCAAGTTGGGTGGAGTGAAGTAAAAATAGTAACGATTTTTTCAAGTATTACAGCGATTTTATGTATAATTGGCTTTGTAGCACTTTAG
- the spoVE gene encoding stage V sporulation protein E, which yields MKVIGSKRKSKMGEIDYGIFYTVALLLTIGVVMVYSASSYYAMFMYKDSMFFLKKELMAGVVGVIAMAVAMSVDYHKIKKYTAIIMIATIPILLAVFLFPGTNGAQRWINLGPLSFQPSELAKYVVVLFLARSLEVKGEGVKDFKTGIVPYLATSGFYAAIVLAEKNLSIASVIMIVTFLVLFAAGGRIKHLFGIVAPALVAAAVAFTVLEPYRMKRLMSFTNPWKDPIGDGYQLIQSFYALGAGGVTGLGLGQSRQKTLYMPEPHNDFIFSIIGEELGLIGCICIILLFVIFVWRGISVAMKARDTYGTLLAIGITGVVAVQSLINIAVVTGSMPVTGVPLPFISYGGTSLVINMTAIGILLNISRQTEGKDEFKEI from the coding sequence ATGAAGGTCATTGGGTCCAAAAGAAAATCAAAAATGGGTGAAATAGATTATGGAATATTTTATACAGTAGCATTACTTTTAACAATTGGTGTGGTTATGGTGTATTCTGCAAGTTCTTATTATGCTATGTTTATGTATAAAGATAGTATGTTTTTTCTGAAAAAAGAATTAATGGCAGGTGTTGTCGGAGTTATAGCAATGGCAGTAGCGATGAGTGTTGATTATCATAAGATAAAGAAATATACGGCTATAATAATGATAGCGACTATACCTATACTATTAGCAGTATTTCTTTTTCCAGGAACTAATGGAGCGCAAAGATGGATTAATTTAGGGCCATTAAGCTTTCAGCCATCTGAGCTTGCGAAATATGTTGTAGTACTCTTTTTAGCAAGAAGTCTTGAAGTAAAAGGGGAAGGCGTAAAAGATTTTAAAACTGGAATAGTTCCTTATTTAGCTACATCAGGATTTTATGCAGCTATTGTATTGGCTGAAAAAAATTTAAGTATAGCTTCGGTTATAATGATAGTTACATTTCTCGTTTTATTTGCAGCTGGTGGAAGAATAAAGCACTTATTTGGAATTGTTGCGCCAGCATTAGTTGCAGCAGCAGTTGCATTTACAGTATTAGAACCATATAGAATGAAAAGATTAATGAGTTTTACAAATCCATGGAAAGATCCAATAGGAGATGGATATCAGCTTATACAATCATTTTATGCATTAGGTGCTGGAGGAGTTACAGGGCTTGGCCTTGGCCAATCAAGGCAAAAAACTTTGTATATGCCAGAGCCACATAATGATTTTATTTTCTCCATTATCGGCGAGGAGTTAGGGCTTATTGGGTGTATATGTATAATATTACTTTTTGTAATATTTGTTTGGAGGGGAATAAGTGTAGCGATGAAAGCTAGAGACACATATGGTACTCTTCTTGCAATAGGCATAACTGGAGTTGTAGCAGTTCAATCTTTAATAAATATTGCAGTTGTCACAGGATCGATGCCGGTTACAGGGGTTCCGCTACCGTTTATTAGCTATGGAGGAACTTCATTAGTAATAAATATGACGGCAATAGGAATACTTTTAAACATATCAAGGCAAACTGAAGGAAAAGATGAATTTAAGGAAATATAA
- a CDS encoding cell division protein FtsQ/DivIB: protein MVKTNNNKLILRSQRRRLIRKIIMTIIVLFIVGTIFAIKSNFFIIKKVSILGNPVMSGEDVKNSTENLIGQNILFINKQNIISNAKKNPYVENVEISKSYPKQVNIKISEKEGVYYVEKDGYKYVLDNDGNLLEKADSVENRSLVNVKGIDLKDVALGQKMIDDNRVLDFLDIFYQIIKINPTNYKIDYVDISDFTNIKVYVGKVEGRLGNDENIPDKMNKLLHIIQNPDIGIVKGYVDVGFNGAPVYYKEER, encoded by the coding sequence ATGGTAAAAACGAATAATAATAAATTGATTTTGAGGTCACAAAGAAGAAGACTAATAAGGAAAATAATTATGACTATTATAGTCCTATTTATAGTGGGAACAATTTTTGCAATAAAATCGAATTTTTTCATTATTAAGAAGGTTTCTATTTTAGGTAATCCAGTAATGAGTGGAGAAGATGTTAAGAATAGTACAGAGAATCTAATAGGACAGAATATTCTATTCATAAATAAACAAAATATAATAAGCAATGCTAAAAAGAATCCATACGTAGAAAATGTTGAAATAAGCAAGTCGTATCCTAAACAAGTTAATATAAAGATTTCAGAAAAAGAAGGGGTATATTATGTTGAAAAAGATGGATATAAATATGTTTTAGATAATGATGGGAATTTGCTTGAAAAAGCAGATAGCGTTGAAAATAGAAGTTTAGTTAATGTTAAAGGAATTGATTTAAAAGATGTAGCGCTAGGACAAAAGATGATAGATGACAATAGAGTATTAGATTTTTTAGATATTTTTTATCAGATTATAAAGATAAATCCGACAAATTATAAAATAGATTATGTTGATATAAGTGATTTTACTAACATAAAAGTATATGTTGGCAAAGTAGAAGGAAGACTTGGTAATGATGAAAATATACCAGATAAGATGAATAAATTATTACATATAATTCAAAATCCTGATATAGGGATTGTTAAGGGATATGTAGATGTAGGATTTAATGGTGCGCCTGTATATTATAAGGAAGAAAGGTAG
- a CDS encoding DUF881 domain-containing protein, with product MKISRSQLFIAIVCGLLGFLLAYQFKVLSNKNIESKISNYDKNDIISEVESLKKEKEELASTNSKLSDQLKQMEETAAKNGDMGQDIKNQLDEARMHLGIVDVKGQGIVLTITPKTSIFGSTTNDSSRDLGEDELVHIVNLLWYSGAEAISINDIRITPQTGIKTAGNGVAIGSTGKVYPRDKITIKAIGDKGRLNVGISFPGSLEYLALPNYNNEVKSEDDIFIGKSKQSLKSDFIKSVKE from the coding sequence ATGAAGATATCTAGATCACAATTATTTATAGCAATTGTTTGTGGACTTTTAGGTTTTTTATTGGCATATCAATTTAAGGTATTATCAAATAAGAATATAGAGTCAAAAATCAGTAATTATGATAAAAACGATATTATTTCAGAAGTTGAATCTCTAAAAAAAGAAAAAGAAGAATTAGCGTCAACAAATTCAAAATTATCTGATCAGTTAAAACAAATGGAAGAAACAGCAGCCAAAAATGGTGACATGGGGCAAGATATAAAAAATCAACTTGATGAGGCTAGAATGCATTTAGGGATAGTTGATGTTAAAGGGCAGGGCATTGTTCTTACAATAACACCTAAAACATCTATTTTTGGCTCTACGACAAATGATAGTAGCAGAGATCTAGGAGAAGATGAATTGGTTCATATAGTTAACTTACTTTGGTATTCAGGAGCTGAGGCAATATCTATAAATGATATTAGAATAACACCGCAAACAGGAATAAAAACTGCTGGAAATGGAGTGGCCATAGGTTCGACTGGGAAAGTTTATCCTAGAGATAAAATTACAATTAAGGCAATTGGAGACAAGGGCAGACTTAACGTTGGAATTTCTTTCCCGGGTTCATTAGAATATCTTGCTCTTCCTAACTATAATAATGAAGTTAAATCAGAAGATGATATATTTATAGGAAAATCAAAACAGTCATTAAAGAGTGACTTTATTAAATCAGTTAAAGAATAG